The genomic stretch GAGATTGATATCGCCGTAAAAGCCGGAGGCCCGGACCCAGCGAATAACACGCGTTTACGAATACTTATCCAAAACGCCAAGGCTGAAAACATGCCGAAGGAGAACGTCGAAAGAGCTATCAAACGCGCCGTTTCAAAAGATACTTCTGACTACAAGGAGATTGTTTACGAGGGATACGGTCCTTTCGGCATCGCCATCGTGGTAGAAACCGCAACCGACAACAACACCCGTACCGTTGCCAACGTACGTCATTGCTTCAATAAATACGGTGGTTCTTTAGGAACAACTGGTAGCCTCGATTTCTTGTTCGACCGGAAATGCGTGTTCAAAATTACCCGCCCGGAGAACTTCGACCTAGAAGAATTCGAATTGGAAATGATTGACTACGGTGCCGACGAAATCTTCGAGGACGAGGAAAATCACGTGATCATCTACGGTTCTTTCGAAGCGTTCGGGGCTATTCAAAAATATTTGGAAGATAACCACTACGAAATGGTCAGCGGAGAATTCGAACGTATTCCACTTGATACAAAAGAGTTAACCGAGGAACAAAGAGAATCAGTGGACAAGCTGCTAGAAAAATTGGAAGAAGATGATGACGTAACCAACGTTTATCACAACATTAAAGAATAATTTTCTTGCAGATTAAAAAATATTGTTGCATATTTGCACCCGCAAAACGGTTAAAACCGCTTGCAACAAGGAAGACTTCGTAGCTCAGCTGGTAGAGCAATTGACTCTTAATCAGCTTTTACTATACAGAAAGCATTAAAAATCAAGCACTTACAAAAGTAGGTGCTTCTTTTTTTACTCATTTTTTAGGCTATTTTGCCCTCTAGTTAAACCATGAGTTAAACCAAGAGTTAAACCGAAATCAGTCATGACAGCAGGAATTAACATCTTGTGTTACAAATCAAAAACACTTGCAAATGGAGAACATCCTCTAATGCTTAGAGTATGTAAAGATGGTAAAAAGAAATACATCAGTTTAGGTCTATCAATGGCAGAACAATATTGGGACTTCACCAAAAACAAACCTAAACCCAACTGCCCTAATAAAGAATATATTGAAACACTCATTGCTGATAAAATCAAAGAATACAATGAAAAGGTTATTGAATTTAAATCAGAAAACAAAGAATTTACTGCCACTACTCTTATTGAAAAGGTAGCCAAACCTACGAAGAAAAAAACAGTGGGGGAGTTCTTTTTAGAACAAATAGAACAACTCAGAGCTGCCAAAAGAACAGGATACGCACAATCTCATTATCATGTTTACAATTCTTTAATGAGGTTTAATGGGCATCTTGATATTTATTTTTCTGATATAGACATTCCTTGGTTAAAAAAATACGAAGAATGGCAAAGAGGTAATGGAGATGCAGAAAATTCTATCGGAATCAGATTTAGAACATTAAGAGTTGTTTACAATCATGCGATAGAAGAAAACATTGTCAAAGAAGAATATTATCCATTCCGCAAATTCAAAGTTTCAAGATTACATGAGGTTACAGCCAAAAGAGCAATTGTAAAAGAAGAAGTGATGCAAATCATTAATTACAATTACACAGGTAAAGACTTCTATATCCATCTAGCTATTGATTTATTTTCGTTCTCTTATTTCATGGGAGGCATTAATTTTATTGATATGGCTTATCTTACTCATGACAACATAATGGATACTAGATTAGTCTACAAAAGGAAGAAAACAAGGAAACTTATAAAACTTCCATTGTTACCCAAAGCTATTGAAATTATCAATAAATATAAAACAGAGGATTCTCATTTTCTTTTCCCAATCTTATCAACATTTCATCAAACAGAAGTACAACAAAGGAATCGGATTCACAAAACAATAGCTAAAGTAAATAGGCGATTGAAAAATATTGGTAAAGAACTTGGAATAGATAAGAAATTGACAACCTATGTTGCAAGACATTCCCATGCAACCACATTAAAAAGGGCTGGTGTTAGCACATCACTTATTTGTGAGGCATTAGGACACAGTTCAGAAAAAGTAACCCAAATCTACTTGGATAGTTTTGAAAACAGTCAAATGGATGCTGCAATGCAAAATTTATTATGAATATCATAGCCTCTTATCTTCGGATTTGAGGCTATTTTCTTTTTCTCCAAAATCATTTTATTTATCCCCCAAGAATTAGAAATAATCACCAATTTTATAAATTCTAATCCAGACACTAAATAAGAAATATAATATTTCTCCTATCACTATAAAAATAGAATCATGAAACAAAACACGTCACCAGAACCAGAAAAATAACTATCGCTTATATTTTACCTTTCATGGGTAATATCCATTTCAATAACACAAGTTAGATCATTGCTTTATCGAATCAAAAGATTGATATAAAAAAAGAACCTCTCTCCTAACTTAATTGCCAATGAGGAGAGAGATTCTAATATTTTATAATGCTATTCAGCATTTTTTAGAAAATCATGCTGATTGTGTCCTTTCGGAATTACTACCATTCATGATAACTAAAACCTGTTTCACAGCATCAATTAATTTTGACGCCTCATTAAGCTGACTCTCTGAAGGAGAAGTTGACACGCTTGAAAATCTTGCCTTTGCCATTTCCCCTTCGGAAAAAAGTTCATCATTCAAAAAAGCTATATCATCAGCTTTATAAACTGATTCTATTCCAAATGATAAAACTTTCTCCACTTGCTTCTTTCCAGACATTGCAATGTTCTGGGCAGCCGCAAAAGGATTCAAACTTAAATCTATACAGTCCTTGCAGAACTTCACATTAGAAATTAATCTATTCAAGACTATATCTCTAAGTGCAGAGAGATAGTTATTTTTAGTTATACTATCCACCTGTTTTAAAGCCTCTTCAAAGACCATTTTTTTCACGTCAATATTTTCTTTTTGCACTTGTTTAGAAAGAATATTTCTATACTTCTCATTTACTATGCAAAAAGCATCTTTCGGCTTTCTAGCCACTTTATTGGAACTAGTTTCTCTTGAAACATTTTGTTCCGCTACATTTGAATTCATCATATTTTTAAATTTTAATTGTTAATTAAAGAAGAAAAACCTCAAAAACCAATCAAAAAAAACTAAAAATATGGCTGAACTAGGAACTTTATATAGGAGAAATATCACAGTCATTGGCATACCTGCAACACTCTCCTACTGGCTCTACAAATATAAACAAAAAGCAATATCATTAACACCTTCTTTGTGAAAAATATCCTCAACAATCACTAACCAGAGCCTGTTTATATCGATTATATAAAAACACTACTCCATACCCTACAATTACCCTAAAACACAACTTTTCAACCCTATAATTGGGGTAAAACATTACTCTTTACCCTATAATTGACTAAAAACATAACACCTAACCCTATATTATCATCAATCCTTTACCCTTCACCCAAATTACCCCATTTATCTAATCTATTATTCCATTTATCTATATCCATACCATACTTCATTAAAAACATACCATTATTTAAATACAATATTATAAAACATACACTTTATTTCCCTCCTTCTTTCTATTTTCTTCTATCTAACAATATCACTCTATAAACATTCACCTCTTACCTGTTTTAAACAACTAACCAAAAACAAATCAATTAAACACCTCCTTAACTTACTAACCTCATGTTGCAAACCAGAGTTATTTATTATAAAATAATAATCATGATTTGCAACAAGTAAAAGAAGAAGGAAATAGAGATTTATGGCTAGCCATTACAAGTTTATAAATGGATTGAATAGAATTTAAGTTTTATCATCCAAATCATTTGCATTGCTATAATAAATATCTAATAGATACAGGAGATAAGCATTTTACTTGTTTTCTTCCAATACTCTTTCATTAATACCATGTTATATAAACTAAAAGTTATCATTTAATGAATTTTACAACTTCCTTGTCTTTTCATAGTTTTTGATTTTTTTAATCACTATCTTTGTGATAATAAACAAGATAAGATATAAGCATCATATCTACTTTCTCAAAATCTACACGTATAAACATTCTCTGGCATCAAGGTATGAAACCCTGTCAATTTAATCGATAGGGTTTTCATTTTACCTGAATTGTTGCAAATGGATATAGTATGTAGAATAGAATGCTTTTATATCTAATCATCCAGATAAATATAGATTGATATATCATTAAAAAGAGTGAGAGATTAATGAATCGAATGATATTCTAATCATTTATAATAGATAAGACTATCAATAATACCTTGAATCATGCTTTATAGAGGATAATAGTTTTAACCACTTCTTGAACTATTTAAATCTATACAATACAGTTGCAAGCTGGATATATTTATATATAAATAATAACCACGGTTTGCAACATCAAAATGATGAAAGAAGTGGATAATTTAATCATGTCAGAATGTTTTTCGTAAACAAAAAAGAGATTAGAGATTTAAATTACAACAAGCATCTATCAGAAACAGGTTTTTTAGAGACACTGGATTTTAACGCTAGATTCAAGATTTCCATTGAGGCACCAACAGGATGTGGGAAATCTTATTACTTGCTAGATTATTTAAAAAGGAATAACATTCCATTTTTATACGCCACAGATACATTATTCCTCATGGAAGGGTTAGCTAACAGGCATGGAATACCTTATTATTGTGCAGCCGATAGAAGTAAAGAGGGAGAGAGGCAATTAATAACTGTTTATCAACATATTCCTAAATTCATTAGAAAGGGTATGACGTTAATCATTGATGAATCACATTCACTTGTTACTGATTACAGCTGGAGAAGAGAAACGGTAGAGAACACTCTTACTGCGATGACAGGATACGATAGAGTGATCCTTCTCTCTGGCACTCCTTTATTATCTAATGATTCAGCGTATAATGGAATTGAACAAGTTAGAGCCATTCCCAATGAGGTTAGTAAAAGGAAATTATGGGTAACAAGATATTCACAGAATTTAGAGGGAGCTATACTTCAACTGGCTGGAATTATTAAAGAAGAGGGTTACATACCAGTTCTCTCTCTACTGGATAAATCCGATAAACTGGACACGATTATAGAGAGATTACCTAACCATGGATTTAATAAAATAGCTGTTATCAATTCCTTGACGAACAAGAAAACTAGAGGGAAAGATGTTAAAGGTGAGGGAGAGATGGAGAACGATATAGAGGTTGAAGGTGATCCAGGTTATTACGATCAATTAATCACAACTGGTAAAGTCGATGCCGATATAATTATTACCACTTACAGGCAAGGGTACGATATTAAAGGAGATAATTATAAATTAATCATAGCACCAAGTAAAAACAGGCATTCCTACACTGATATTATACAGGTGATGAACAGGTTTAGAGATTGCACCACGAGTGAAGGGTATCTATTATGTAATAATTTGTATGAAGAACAAAAATTTAATTATCAACAAGTGTACTCTATCATATTAAACAAGATTACCCAAAAAACAAGAACGGAATTTAATAGAATACAAACACTGGAAAAAGATTATAGAGCCATCAAGCTGGATCAACAATTGAATTGTAATTACTTCTCTCGATTTATTTATTCTACCCTTTACATGAATCACCAGAAGATAGCTAACACTACATACAACAACATGAATAACGTTGCTTACAACAATTTATACAGGATGAAGAGAATACTTGAAACATTTAATATTGACATGGAACTATCAAAAGATTGCATGGATTTAAAAGAGGAAATAGAGCCTAAAGAGAAGAAGAAATACACCCAAGAGGAGATAGATATTGCGGTTGATACTTTCTTTCATGATTATGCCTATCCAAAAGAAAAGGGTATGCCTGTACTACTAGATATAAAAGAACGTCCTATTTACCAGACTATAAATGAATATTACGAAACCTTTCATGCGATAGGAGTCCCTTCTTGTCAGGTAATTAATAAATTAAAGCGATATTTAATAACTCCCCAAAAAATGAAGTCCATCAAAAAGGTTATAATAATAAAATTCGGCACAGACCCAAGCATAAAAGCGTACAGGCTCATGTTACTTAGAGCGTTTAATGTCGGAGAGAGATTAACCAGTCCAGAGATATGTAAAAGGATAAACAATTGCAGGCAACAAGGGGGTGATTCCATTTTAAAAGAGAAAACGGCAGTCGAATTTTTCAACCTGTTATTTAAAACGAAGAGGGCGAAAATGAATATTGATGGCAAAGAAACATGGGGCTGGGAGATTACAAGCACTTTCTAGCCAGTTAATCAAACATATAACTAATTTAAATCACAAAATCATGAAGACAAGTTCAAAAGCAGGAGAAGACTATATTAAACTTCTCCCATCTAAAGTTACAGAAATTTACCATAGAGAGATGGAATTTATTAACAAAGACCTAGAGGATGAGACCAACAAGTTATGCAAGCGATTTTTAAAACTCGTGGAGGAAGGGAAAATGGATAACGTTATCTCTTACTTGAAGAGGTTAGATAGATAAATAACGATACCAAGGACAGGGTTTGATTGAAGGATATAACTTTCATCAAATCCTGTCCTTTTTTTATGCCCTATATAATAGTAAAAAACGAATCAATTATTTTTTGGAATAAATCATGAATAAACCCACACAAACTCAATCGATGCCGAACTTGATAATTTTATAAAAAGAAGAAGTGCATGAAAAAATAACGAAGTGAATCACAATTCCCCCTCAACACTTTGGACTATATTATATAGTATATATATTTTACCGTAGTGTTGAAGGGGAATTATCATTTAAAAGGCTACTTTATATAAAATCCCCCCTGTGTAAAAAAATTTAGTGCTAATCGAACATTTGGATTATTCTTCTTCATACCCCCCCAACATTCATTTAGAGAAAATCGAAAAGAGAGAAGAATTAAAGTGAAAGTTCTCCACTTTTTTAATTTCTATTTAAATCAATGTCTTATCAATTAAATTTATCACCAATGAAAGAAGAATACTTATCACCAGAAATTAAAACTGGAATAGAACCGAATCTAGATTTCGATGATTTAACAAGATTATCGGAGGTAGAGATTAGATACAAGCTGAAAGTGCAGCCAAAAGACAGGCCAAAGGTAACGATGGCGATGGAGGCATATAAATTAATCAGACCCTTTTTCGATGATTGTTTACATCACCATGAAGAGGCATGGATCATGTTGTTAAATAGGAATTTAAAAGTGTTGGGTGTTGCAAGGCTCAGCGTGGGTAATCAAGAGAACACTATTATTGATCCAAGAACTGTTTTACAGTTAATGCTAAAGACTAACGCCACCAGTTCTATAATCTTTCATAACCACCCAAGCCAGAATTTAGCTTTCAGTCCGGAGGATTTAAAAGTAACAAGAAACATCATGGATGCTTGCAGGTTGTTGAACATGAATTGTCTGGATCATGTTATAGTCGGTGAGGAAAGTTACTCCAGTTATTCGGAGGGAGGTTACTAACGTGAGTGATTATATATAAAATAGATGAGAGATAGAAAATTCGAGAGGAGTTCAATATGGATCATGGTGATGGCTGTGATCACTTTCATCATCCATGTTGTCGCTACATTCACCGTTTACCCAAGGTCAGCAAGGTTGGAATTTATAGCGGTTATTATCTTTATCATGATCTTGTTACTGTCCAAGAAGAGGTAAGGATTGCATCTTTTTGGTTGTTTGCTCTGGATGGACTGCCAAGGAGGTGAAAGATCATGAATTAGAAGATTATCAAGTTAAATTTTAATACTTTTGCCACACGACACCCCTTTATGGACGTTTGTAAAATGCCATTTATTCTATATCTTTGTTGTGTCACTAGAGCGATCTGGTGATACAGTTTAAATATAGAAGGCGTTTAGTTTTATCTTGTAACTGGAATCTGGACAATTTCAACACACAAGGATAAACAGCACAAACGTTCATGCTTGCCATATATACAATTCTGTTATATA from Butyricimonas virosa encodes the following:
- a CDS encoding YebC/PmpR family DNA-binding transcriptional regulator: MGRAFEYRKARKLKRWGNMARTFTRIGKEIDIAVKAGGPDPANNTRLRILIQNAKAENMPKENVERAIKRAVSKDTSDYKEIVYEGYGPFGIAIVVETATDNNTRTVANVRHCFNKYGGSLGTTGSLDFLFDRKCVFKITRPENFDLEEFELEMIDYGADEIFEDEENHVIIYGSFEAFGAIQKYLEDNHYEMVSGEFERIPLDTKELTEEQRESVDKLLEKLEEDDDVTNVYHNIKE
- a CDS encoding site-specific integrase: MTAGINILCYKSKTLANGEHPLMLRVCKDGKKKYISLGLSMAEQYWDFTKNKPKPNCPNKEYIETLIADKIKEYNEKVIEFKSENKEFTATTLIEKVAKPTKKKTVGEFFLEQIEQLRAAKRTGYAQSHYHVYNSLMRFNGHLDIYFSDIDIPWLKKYEEWQRGNGDAENSIGIRFRTLRVVYNHAIEENIVKEEYYPFRKFKVSRLHEVTAKRAIVKEEVMQIINYNYTGKDFYIHLAIDLFSFSYFMGGINFIDMAYLTHDNIMDTRLVYKRKKTRKLIKLPLLPKAIEIINKYKTEDSHFLFPILSTFHQTEVQQRNRIHKTIAKVNRRLKNIGKELGIDKKLTTYVARHSHATTLKRAGVSTSLICEALGHSSEKVTQIYLDSFENSQMDAAMQNLL
- a CDS encoding DEAD/DEAH box helicase family protein, with amino-acid sequence MFFVNKKEIRDLNYNKHLSETGFLETLDFNARFKISIEAPTGCGKSYYLLDYLKRNNIPFLYATDTLFLMEGLANRHGIPYYCAADRSKEGERQLITVYQHIPKFIRKGMTLIIDESHSLVTDYSWRRETVENTLTAMTGYDRVILLSGTPLLSNDSAYNGIEQVRAIPNEVSKRKLWVTRYSQNLEGAILQLAGIIKEEGYIPVLSLLDKSDKLDTIIERLPNHGFNKIAVINSLTNKKTRGKDVKGEGEMENDIEVEGDPGYYDQLITTGKVDADIIITTYRQGYDIKGDNYKLIIAPSKNRHSYTDIIQVMNRFRDCTTSEGYLLCNNLYEEQKFNYQQVYSIILNKITQKTRTEFNRIQTLEKDYRAIKLDQQLNCNYFSRFIYSTLYMNHQKIANTTYNNMNNVAYNNLYRMKRILETFNIDMELSKDCMDLKEEIEPKEKKKYTQEEIDIAVDTFFHDYAYPKEKGMPVLLDIKERPIYQTINEYYETFHAIGVPSCQVINKLKRYLITPQKMKSIKKVIIIKFGTDPSIKAYRLMLLRAFNVGERLTSPEICKRINNCRQQGGDSILKEKTAVEFFNLLFKTKRAKMNIDGKETWGWEITSTF
- a CDS encoding JAB domain-containing protein codes for the protein MKEEYLSPEIKTGIEPNLDFDDLTRLSEVEIRYKLKVQPKDRPKVTMAMEAYKLIRPFFDDCLHHHEEAWIMLLNRNLKVLGVARLSVGNQENTIIDPRTVLQLMLKTNATSSIIFHNHPSQNLAFSPEDLKVTRNIMDACRLLNMNCLDHVIVGEESYSSYSEGGY